Proteins co-encoded in one Micrococcales bacterium genomic window:
- a CDS encoding DUF2752 domain-containing protein, giving the protein MSRWDRVKVPVMVGAGTLVASAYVYAFDPSEPGHFPPCPTKVLTGLDCPFCGSLRASHDLMHTNLTGALDFNAMTVLFVLPAALIAWVLWLRAAWRDEPAVRVPRWALVTSVVALVAFTVVRNLPGMPLGTAA; this is encoded by the coding sequence ATGAGCAGGTGGGACCGCGTCAAGGTTCCGGTCATGGTCGGCGCGGGCACGCTGGTGGCCAGCGCCTACGTCTATGCGTTCGACCCATCCGAACCCGGCCATTTCCCGCCCTGCCCGACGAAGGTCCTCACAGGTCTCGACTGCCCGTTCTGCGGCAGCCTGCGCGCCAGCCACGACCTCATGCACACGAACCTCACCGGGGCCTTGGACTTCAACGCGATGACGGTGCTGTTCGTACTGCCGGCAGCGCTGATCGCGTGGGTGCTGTGGCTGCGCGCGGCATGGCGCGATGAGCCGGCTGTGCGGGTGCCACGCTGGGCGCTGGTGACCAGTGTGGTCGCGCTGGTGGCCTTCACAGTGGTGCGCAACCTGCCCGGGATGCCGCTGGGCACCGCCGCCTAG